CGCATCGCCACCAGCGCCTCGGCCACGCCCAGCAGGATGCTGGTGTGGGCGTCGTGGCCGCAGGCGTGCATGACCCCGACGGTCTCGCCGCGGTACTCGGCGGTGGCCTTGGAGGCGAACGCCAAGCCGGTCTGCTCGGTCACCGGCAGCGCGTCCATGTCCGCGCGCAGGGCGACCTTCGGCCCCGGCAAGCCGCCCTTGATGATCGCCACCACGCCGTGGTGGGCGATGCCGGTCTGCGGCTTCAGGCCCAGCGCGCGCAGCCGCTCGGCGACCTTGGCCGCGGTGCGCTGTTCGCGGTTGGACAGCTCCGGGTGCTGGTGGAAGTCGCGTCGCCAGTCCACCACCTTGGCCTGCAGCTTGGCGGCGGCGGCCGCCACTTCCGGGCGTTCGGCGGACTGGGCGCAGGCCAGCGCGGGGACGGCGAGCAGCATCGCGGACAGCAGGCAGGACAGGCGCGGCATGGACGATCTCCGGTGGGTTGGTCGCAGGGCGTTCAGTCAATGTATTGCATTGGCGGCGGACATACACCGGCCGGCGCCCGGCCGCGGCGGAAAAACCCCTTAGAAATCCGTGTCAACCGAGACCGCGCCGGTGCGTTGCCGTTGCCAGTACCCGTTGCCGCCGACGGGCGCGCCCATCCCTTCAGTCATGGTCCAATCGCGGTGCGCCAGCGATATGCTGCACCGCTCGTCGCACCAGCCACTGCGGGAGGGTCCCCCACCCCGCCTCGCCACAGGAGTTCCCCCGGATGTCGCGTTTCTGGAAGATTGCGCTGCTGATCGTCGCAGCGGTGCTCGTCGTGGGCGTGGGCGCGCATTTCCTGCGCGGCGGCACTGGCCAGGGTGAGGGCCGGGGCGGGGCGGGCATGGCCGGCGATGGCGACGACGCCGCGCCGGTCCCGGTCACCGTGGTCGCCGCCAGCAGCCAGGCGGTGCCGATCTACGCCACCGCCAACGGCACGGTGACCGCGCTCAACACGGTCACCATCAACCCGCAGGTCGGCGGCCAGCTGATGAGCCTGAACTTCCGCGAGGGCCAGGAAGTGAAGAAGGGCGACCTGCTGGCGCAGATCGACCCGCGCTCGCTGCAGGCCAGCTACGACCAGGCCGCGGCGAGCAAGCGCCAGAACCAGGCGCTGCTGGCGACCGCCCGCTCCACCTTCCAGCGCTCCGATTCGCCGGCCTACCGCCAGTACGTGGCCAAGACCGACCTGGACACGCAGCGCAACCAGGTGGCGCAGTACGAGGCGGCGGTGTCCGCCAACGACGCGGCGATGCGCGCGGCGCAGGTGCAGCTGCAGTACACCCGCATCCTGTCCCCGATCGACGGCATCACCGGCCTGCGCGGCGTGGACGTGGGCAACATCGTCAGCACCAGCAGCAGCATCGTCACCATCACCCAGATCCATCCGATCTACGTGGTGTTCAACCTGGCCGAACGCGAGCTGCAGGGCCTGCGCGAGGCGCAGGCGGCCGGACCGTTGACGGTGGCGGCGCTGGACCGCACCGACGCGCACGTGATCGCCGGCGACGGCCGCGTCGACGTGGTCGACAACCAGATCAGCAGCGACACCGGCACCTTCAAGGTCCGCGCCGAGTTCCCCAATGGCGACAACGCGCTGTGGCCGGGCCAGTTCGTCAACGTGCGGCTGACCCTGCGCACGCTGGCCAACGGCGTGGTGGTGCCGACCCAGGCGGTGCAGCGCGGCCCGGACGGCGACTATGTGTACGTGGTGCAGGGCGACAACACGGTCAAGATGCAGACGGTCAAGCAGGGCGTGGAAGTGGGCGACAGCCAGGTGCAACTGGTGCAGGGCCTGAAGGCCGGCGAGCGGGTGGTCACCGAAGGCCAGTTCCGGCTCAAGCCGGGCGCCAAGGTCACCGCGCTGAAGCCGGGCCAGGCGCCGCCGCAGCCGACCGAGGCCGAGCTGAAGGCGGCCGAACACAAGCAGCAGCGCAAGGACGGCGGCGGCCGTCGCGGCGGCGGACCGCGCTGAGCCACGGCGCGGGGCCTGGCGCCCCGCGTCCGCTTGCGCGCACGCACGCCGCGCGGCTGCACCGCCGCCGCAGGCAGCGCGCGCCGCGCACCCGCCGCAGATCGACCCGCTCCCTCCCGACTTCCGAGCAAGGACACCCCCGTGGGCTTTTCGACGATCTTCATCCGCCGCCCGATCGCCACCACCTTGCTGATGGCCGGTGTGCTGCTGCTCGGCATCCTCGGCTACCGGCAGCTGCCGGTGTCGGCGCTGCCGGAGATCGACGCGCCCAGCCTGGTGGTGACCACCCAGTATCCCGGCGCCAACGCCAGCACCATGGCCTCGCTGGTGACCACGCCGCTGGAACGGCAGCTGGGGCAGATTTCCGGCCTGCAGATGATGACCTCCGACTCGTCGGCGGGCCTGTCCACGATCATCCTGCAGTTCGCGATGGACCGCGACATCGACATCGCCGCGCAGGACGTGCAGGCGGCGATCCGCCAATCCACCCTGCCCTCGTCGCTGCCCTACCAGCCGGTCTACAACCGGGTGAACCCGGCCGATGCGGCGATCCTGACCCTCAAGCTCAGTTCCGACACGCTGCCGCTGCGCGAGGTCAACAACTACGCCGACTCGATCCTGGCGCAGCGCCTGTCGCAGGTGCCGGGCGTGGGCCTGGTGTCGATCGCCGGCAACGTGCGCCCGGCGGTGCGCATCCAAGTCAACCCGGCGCAGCTGTCGAACATGGGCCTGACCATGGAGGCGCTGCGCAGCGCGCTGACCGAGACCAACGTCAACGCGCCGAAGGGCTCGCTCAACGGCAAGACCCAGTCCTACAGCATCGGCACCAACGACCAGCTGTCCAGCGCCGCCGACTACCGCGACACCATCATCAGCTACACGAACGGCGCGCCGGTGCGGCTGTCGGACGTGGCGCAGGTGGTGGACGGGGTGGAGAACGACCAGCTCGCCGCCTGGGCCGACGGCAAGCCGGCGGTGCTGCTGGAAGTGCGCCGCCAGCCCGGCGCCAACATCGTGCAGACGGTGGAGCAGATCCGCGCGATCCTGCCGCAGCTGCAGGCGGTGCTGCCCAGCGGCGTGCACCTGGACGTGTTCTCCGACCGCACCGAAACCATCCGCGCCTCGGTGCACGAGGTCAAGTTCACCCTGATCCTGACCATCGGCCTGGTGGTGGCGGTGATCTTCGTGTTCCTGCGCCGGTTGTGGGCCACGATCATCCCGTCGGTGGCGGTGCCGCTGTCGCTGGCCGGCACCTTCGCGGTGATGGCCTTCGCCGGCATGTCGCTGGACAACCTGTCGCTGATGGCGCTGGTGGTGGCCACCGGCTTCGTGGTCGACGATGCGATCGTGATGATCGAGAACATCGTGCGCTACATCGAACAGGGCAAGAGCGGACGCGAGGCGGCGGAGATCGGCGCCAAGCAGATCGGCTTCACCGTGCTGTCGCTGACCGTGTCGCTGGTGGCGGTGTTCCTGCCGCTGCTGCTGATGCCGGGCGTGACCGGGCGCCTGTTCCACGAGTTCGCCTGGGTGCTGTCGATCGCGGTGGTGATCTCGATGCTGGTGTCGCTGACGCTGACGCCGATGATGTGCGCCTACCTGCTCAAGCCCGACGCGCTGCCCGAAGGCGAGGACGCGCACGAGCGCGCGGCCGCGGCCGGCAAGACCACCGTGTGGACGCGCACCGTGGCGCTGTACGAGCGCACCCTGGACTGGGTGCTCGGGCACCAGCCGCTGACCCTGATGATCGCGCTGGCGACGATGGTGCTGACCGTGGTGCTGTACGTGGTGATCCCCAAGGGCCTGCTGCCCGAGCAGGACACCGGGCTGATCACCGGCGTGGTCCAGGCCGACCAGAACGTGGCCTTCCCGCAGATGCAGCAGCGCACCCAGGCGGTGGCCGAGGCGCTGCGCCGCGATCCGGCGGTGACCGGCGTGGCCGCGTTCATCGGCGCCGGCTCGATGAACCCCACCCTCAACCAGGGCCAGCTGAGCATCGTGCTGAAGACCCGCGGCGACCGCGACAGCCTGGACGAGGTGCTGCCGCGGCTGCAGAAAGCCGTGGCCGGACTGCCGGGCGTGGCGCTGTACCTGAAGCCGGTGCAGGACGTGACCCTGGACACGCGCGTGGCCGCGACCGAATACCAGTATTCGCTGTCGGACGTGGACAGCGCCGAGCTGGCGACCCAGGCCGCGCGCCTGACCGAGGCGCTGCGCAAGCGTCCGGAACTGGCCGACGTGGACAACAACCTGGCCAACCAGGGCCGCGCGCTGGAACTGACCGTGGACCGGGACAAGGCCAGCGCGCTCGGCGTGCCGATGCAGACCATCGACGACACCTTGTACGACGCCTTCGGCCAGCGCCAGATCTCCACCATCTTCACCCAGCTCAACCAGTACCGCGTGGTGCTGGAAGTGGCGCCGCAGTTCCGCACCAGCACCGCACTGCTGCAGCAGCTGGCGGTGGCCAGCAACGGCAGCGGCGCGCTGACCGCCAGCAACGCCACCAACTTCGGCCAGACCACCTCCAGCAACTCGTCCACCGCCACCGGCATCGGCAACCAGAACACCGGCATCGCCGTCGGCAGCGGCGGCACCGTGCCGCTGTCCGCGCTGGCCGAGGCCAAGCTCACCACCACACCGCTGGTGGTCAGCCACCAACAGCAGCTGCCGGCGGTGACGGTGTCGTTCAACCTGGCGCCGGGCTACTCGCTGTCGCAGGCGGTGGCGGCGATCGAAGAGACCAATGCGCAGCTGCAGCTGCCGCCGCAGCTGCATGCCGAGTTCATCGGCAAGGCCGCCGAATTCACCGGCAGCCAGACCGACATCGTGTGGCTGCTGCTGGCCTCGGTGGTGCTGATCTACATCGTGCTCGGCGTGCTCTACGAGAGCTACATCCATCCGCTGACCATCATCTCCACGCTGCCGCCGGCCGGCGTCGGCGCGTTGCTGGCGCTGATGCTGTGCGGGCTGAGCCTGTCGGTGGACGGCATCGTCGGCATCGTGCTGCTGATCGGCATCGTCAAGAAGAACGCGATCATGATGATCGACTTCGCGATCGACGCGCGCCGCGAAGGCGCCAACGCGCACGACGCGATCCGCCGCGCCTGCCTGCTGCGCTTCCGCCCGATCATGATGACCACCGCCGCGGCGATGCTGGGCGCGCTGCCGCTGGCGCTGGGCGACGGCATCGGCTCGGAACTGAGGCGCCCGCTGGGCATCGCCATCGTCGGCGGCCTGCTGCTGTCGCAGCTGGTCACGCTGTACACCACACCGGTGATCTACCTGTACATGGAGCGCGCATCGGAGCGGCTGCGGGCGTATCGGGAGCGGCGGGCGGTGGCGGCGGGGCAGCAGGCATGAGCATGGTCGTTGTCGCGGCTGCCGCCATCGGGACCGGGGACCGGGGACCGGGGACCCGGAAAAGCGCGCTATCGCGATCCGAGGCTCTACCGACTTCCGTTCTTCGGGTCCCTGGTCCCCGGTCCCCGGTCCCGGCAACCCGGTCCCCGGTCCCGACAGAATGAACCTCTCCGCCCCCTTCATCCGCCGCCCGATCGGCACCGCGCTGATGGCCATCGGCCTGTTCGTGATCGGCATGATGTGCTACCTGCGCCTGGGCGTGGCGGCGTTGCCGAACATCTCCATCCCGGTGATCTTCGTGCAGGCCAGCCAGGCCGGCGCCGACGCCTCGACCATGGCCGCCACGGTCACCGCGCCGCTGGAACGGCACCTGGGCCAGCTGCCCGGCATCGACACCATGCGCTCCTCCAGTTCGGAGGGGAACAGCCAGGTGTTCATGGTGTTCCAGAACGACCGCAACATCGATTCGGCCGCGCAGGACGTGCAGACCGCGATCAACGCCGCGCAGGCCGACCTGCCCTCGGGCCTGTCCACGCCGCGCTACCAGAAGGCCAATCCCAACGACGATCCGGTCATCGCCATCGCGCTGACCTCGGACACGCAGTCGGCCGACGAGCTGTACAACGTCGCCGACTCGCTGCTGGCGCAGCGCCTGCGCCAGATCAGCGGCGTGGCCTCGGTCGACATCGGCGGCGCCTCCACCCCCGCGGTGCGGGTGGACGTGAACCTGCGCGCGCTCAACGCGATGGGGCTGACCCCCGACGACCTGCGCAATGCGGTGCGCGCGGCCAACGTGACCTCGCCCACCGGCTTCCTCAGCGACGGCAGCTCCACCACCGCGATCGTGGCCAACGATTCGGTGGC
This sequence is a window from Xanthomonas sp. CFBP 8443. Protein-coding genes within it:
- a CDS encoding efflux RND transporter periplasmic adaptor subunit — its product is MSRFWKIALLIVAAVLVVGVGAHFLRGGTGQGEGRGGAGMAGDGDDAAPVPVTVVAASSQAVPIYATANGTVTALNTVTINPQVGGQLMSLNFREGQEVKKGDLLAQIDPRSLQASYDQAAASKRQNQALLATARSTFQRSDSPAYRQYVAKTDLDTQRNQVAQYEAAVSANDAAMRAAQVQLQYTRILSPIDGITGLRGVDVGNIVSTSSSIVTITQIHPIYVVFNLAERELQGLREAQAAGPLTVAALDRTDAHVIAGDGRVDVVDNQISSDTGTFKVRAEFPNGDNALWPGQFVNVRLTLRTLANGVVVPTQAVQRGPDGDYVYVVQGDNTVKMQTVKQGVEVGDSQVQLVQGLKAGERVVTEGQFRLKPGAKVTALKPGQAPPQPTEAELKAAEHKQQRKDGGGRRGGGPR
- a CDS encoding efflux RND transporter permease subunit, giving the protein MGFSTIFIRRPIATTLLMAGVLLLGILGYRQLPVSALPEIDAPSLVVTTQYPGANASTMASLVTTPLERQLGQISGLQMMTSDSSAGLSTIILQFAMDRDIDIAAQDVQAAIRQSTLPSSLPYQPVYNRVNPADAAILTLKLSSDTLPLREVNNYADSILAQRLSQVPGVGLVSIAGNVRPAVRIQVNPAQLSNMGLTMEALRSALTETNVNAPKGSLNGKTQSYSIGTNDQLSSAADYRDTIISYTNGAPVRLSDVAQVVDGVENDQLAAWADGKPAVLLEVRRQPGANIVQTVEQIRAILPQLQAVLPSGVHLDVFSDRTETIRASVHEVKFTLILTIGLVVAVIFVFLRRLWATIIPSVAVPLSLAGTFAVMAFAGMSLDNLSLMALVVATGFVVDDAIVMIENIVRYIEQGKSGREAAEIGAKQIGFTVLSLTVSLVAVFLPLLLMPGVTGRLFHEFAWVLSIAVVISMLVSLTLTPMMCAYLLKPDALPEGEDAHERAAAAGKTTVWTRTVALYERTLDWVLGHQPLTLMIALATMVLTVVLYVVIPKGLLPEQDTGLITGVVQADQNVAFPQMQQRTQAVAEALRRDPAVTGVAAFIGAGSMNPTLNQGQLSIVLKTRGDRDSLDEVLPRLQKAVAGLPGVALYLKPVQDVTLDTRVAATEYQYSLSDVDSAELATQAARLTEALRKRPELADVDNNLANQGRALELTVDRDKASALGVPMQTIDDTLYDAFGQRQISTIFTQLNQYRVVLEVAPQFRTSTALLQQLAVASNGSGALTASNATNFGQTTSSNSSTATGIGNQNTGIAVGSGGTVPLSALAEAKLTTTPLVVSHQQQLPAVTVSFNLAPGYSLSQAVAAIEETNAQLQLPPQLHAEFIGKAAEFTGSQTDIVWLLLASVVLIYIVLGVLYESYIHPLTIISTLPPAGVGALLALMLCGLSLSVDGIVGIVLLIGIVKKNAIMMIDFAIDARREGANAHDAIRRACLLRFRPIMMTTAAAMLGALPLALGDGIGSELRRPLGIAIVGGLLLSQLVTLYTTPVIYLYMERASERLRAYRERRAVAAGQQA